A region of Asticcacaulis excentricus DNA encodes the following proteins:
- a CDS encoding NYN domain-containing protein: MSQPDKAKNHGTAPVTGRGQRGGFRLPFFRKRAAVYYDGFNLYHAVDAYKRPYLKWLDLKALAQAISPSDEVVKRVVWCSAFRPQNKSKMKRHEDYMRALQARGVLCRIGHFVSAIDGCNACGHQWHLAIEKQGDVNLALSIASDAEDNLFDVCYLVSADGDHAATARYLKERFPKKELVLVCPPGRYPNKHILKFADRVVEIEREHLEASLLPQMTKYRTRLLGPSSTIERPEAYDPPELREKGHLKVVVNNG, encoded by the coding sequence ATGTCGCAGCCAGATAAAGCCAAAAATCATGGCACGGCACCGGTAACGGGACGCGGGCAACGGGGCGGTTTCAGGCTACCCTTTTTCCGTAAGCGCGCCGCTGTCTATTACGATGGCTTCAACCTTTATCACGCGGTGGATGCCTATAAACGGCCCTATCTGAAATGGCTGGACCTCAAGGCGCTGGCGCAGGCGATTAGTCCGTCTGACGAAGTGGTCAAGCGCGTGGTGTGGTGCTCGGCCTTCCGTCCGCAGAACAAGTCGAAAATGAAGCGCCACGAAGACTATATGCGGGCGCTTCAGGCCCGCGGTGTCCTTTGCCGCATAGGCCATTTCGTGTCAGCCATCGACGGCTGCAATGCCTGCGGTCATCAATGGCATCTGGCCATCGAAAAGCAGGGTGACGTCAATCTGGCTCTGTCGATTGCCTCGGATGCCGAAGATAACCTGTTCGACGTCTGCTATCTGGTCTCCGCCGATGGCGACCACGCGGCGACGGCGCGCTACCTCAAAGAACGCTTCCCGAAGAAGGAACTGGTGCTGGTCTGCCCGCCGGGGCGCTATCCCAACAAGCACATCCTCAAATTTGCAGATCGCGTGGTGGAGATCGAGCGCGAGCACCTTGAGGCGTCGTTGCTGCCGCAGATGACCAAATACCGGACGCGCTTGCTGGGGCCGTCATCAACGATTGAGCGCCCCGAAGCCTATGACCCGCCGGAACTGCGCGAAAAGGGCCACCTCAAGGTCGTGGTCAATAACGGGTGA
- a CDS encoding Tat pathway signal sequence domain protein — MSSKLRALLIGLSLAGVASAAILPGLASAQNRDRDRDQSEDDASKRAKKEEEWEQKDLRLAKRRADGPCPYVKVLYEAARYHEFADNKEASSDATWTGQINGVASDCAYKGDQPIEIAMIIGFSLGKGPKAPADTNTYRYWVAVTDRDKAVLAKEYFDLPVRFNGQQTVDVATRVENIVIPRASSTVAGSNFEVLVGFDVTPQMVDFNRQGKRFRFAKVKP, encoded by the coding sequence ATGTCTTCCAAATTGCGTGCGCTTCTGATTGGTCTGTCGCTGGCCGGTGTCGCCTCGGCGGCGATTCTGCCCGGTCTTGCCTCGGCTCAGAATCGCGACCGTGACCGCGATCAATCGGAAGATGACGCGTCAAAGCGCGCCAAGAAGGAAGAAGAGTGGGAACAGAAGGACCTCCGTCTGGCCAAGCGTCGTGCGGATGGTCCGTGCCCCTATGTGAAGGTGCTGTACGAAGCCGCTCGCTATCACGAATTTGCGGATAACAAGGAAGCCTCGTCTGACGCCACCTGGACCGGTCAGATCAACGGCGTCGCGTCGGATTGCGCCTATAAGGGTGATCAGCCGATTGAAATCGCCATGATCATCGGCTTCTCGCTGGGCAAGGGCCCGAAGGCCCCGGCCGATACCAACACCTATCGCTATTGGGTGGCGGTGACCGACCGCGACAAGGCGGTACTGGCCAAGGAATATTTTGACCTGCCGGTGCGCTTTAACGGTCAGCAAACGGTGGATGTGGCCACCCGCGTTGAAAACATCGTCATTCCGCGCGCCTCTTCGACCGTGGCGGGCTCGAATTTCGAGGTTCTGGTCGGCTTTGATGTGACGCCGCAAATGGTGGACTTCAACCGTCAGGGCAAGCGCTTCCGCTTCGCCAAGGTCAAGCCGTAA
- the ispH gene encoding 4-hydroxy-3-methylbut-2-enyl diphosphate reductase yields MPDALTLKLATPRGFCAGVDRAIQIVERALELYGAPVYVRHEIVHNKHVVDRLKGLGAVFVKELDQCPPDRPVVFSAHGVPKSVPAEAQSRQMFFLDATCPLVSKVHVEAERHHEAGREILLIGHAGHPEVIGTMGQLPEGVVKLIETVEDARSFQPADPKNLAFVTQTTLSVDDTADIVAELKARFPDISLPHKEDICYATTNRQEAVKRVAEDCDLFLVIGSKKSSNSQRLVEVALRAGARSAYLIDDASEVDWNWFDGAQTVGMSAGASAPENLIEDLIKAIHARFDVSMSEDNGVRETVTFKLPRVLTEASA; encoded by the coding sequence ATGCCTGATGCCCTTACTCTCAAACTGGCGACCCCGCGCGGTTTCTGCGCCGGAGTCGATCGCGCCATTCAGATCGTCGAACGCGCCCTCGAACTTTACGGCGCGCCGGTCTATGTGCGCCATGAGATCGTCCACAACAAACACGTCGTGGATCGTCTGAAAGGCCTGGGCGCGGTGTTCGTCAAGGAACTGGATCAGTGTCCGCCGGACCGCCCGGTGGTGTTTTCGGCGCACGGCGTGCCGAAATCGGTCCCGGCCGAAGCGCAATCGCGTCAGATGTTTTTTCTTGATGCCACCTGCCCGCTGGTGTCCAAGGTGCATGTGGAGGCCGAACGCCATCACGAAGCCGGGCGTGAAATCCTGCTGATCGGCCACGCCGGCCACCCCGAAGTCATTGGCACCATGGGGCAATTGCCCGAAGGCGTGGTCAAGCTGATCGAAACGGTCGAAGACGCCCGCAGCTTTCAGCCCGCCGACCCGAAAAACCTCGCCTTCGTTACCCAAACCACCCTGTCGGTCGATGACACCGCCGATATCGTGGCCGAGCTTAAGGCGCGCTTCCCGGACATCTCCCTGCCGCACAAGGAAGACATCTGCTACGCCACCACCAACCGTCAGGAGGCGGTGAAGCGCGTGGCCGAAGACTGCGACCTTTTCCTCGTCATCGGGTCAAAAAAATCATCTAACTCACAGCGTCTGGTCGAGGTGGCCCTGCGCGCCGGGGCCCGTAGCGCGTATCTGATCGACGACGCGTCGGAGGTGGACTGGAACTGGTTCGACGGCGCGCAAACGGTGGGTATGTCCGCCGGAGCCTCGGCGCCGGAAAACCTGATCGAAGACCTGATCAAGGCCATTCACGCGCGCTTCGACGTGTCGATGAGCGAGGACAATGGCGTGCGCGAAACCGTGACCTTCAAGCTGCCGCGCGTCCTGACCGAAGCGTCCGCCTGA
- the rnhA gene encoding ribonuclease HI, translating to MKKVTIYTDGACKGNPGKGGWGAILTFGPHEKELYGYEAETTNNRMELMAVIMALEALKEPCEIDLHADSQYVLKGIKEWIHGWKARGWKTADKKPVKNDDLWMRLDAARQRHKIHWHWVKGHAGHEMNERADGLANKAITEATAAF from the coding sequence ATGAAGAAGGTCACCATCTATACCGACGGGGCCTGCAAGGGTAATCCCGGCAAGGGCGGCTGGGGCGCGATCCTCACCTTCGGCCCGCATGAGAAGGAACTCTACGGCTATGAAGCCGAGACGACCAATAACCGCATGGAGTTGATGGCCGTCATCATGGCGCTGGAGGCGCTGAAAGAGCCCTGCGAAATCGACCTGCACGCCGACAGCCAGTACGTCCTCAAAGGCATCAAGGAGTGGATTCACGGCTGGAAGGCGCGCGGCTGGAAGACCGCTGACAAGAAGCCGGTGAAAAATGACGACCTGTGGATGCGCCTCGACGCGGCCCGTCAGCGGCACAAGATCCACTGGCACTGGGTCAAGGGCCACGCCGGGCACGAGATGAACGAACGCGCCGATGGGCTGGCCAACAAGGCGATTACGGAAGCGACGGCGGCGTTTTAA